Proteins co-encoded in one Zerene cesonia ecotype Mississippi chromosome 3, Zerene_cesonia_1.1, whole genome shotgun sequence genomic window:
- the LOC119838022 gene encoding cytochrome c oxidase subunit NDUFA4: MQGLSIQSLKKHKALIPLFVCVGLGCGASVFYTLRLALRNPDVSWNKKSNPEPWEEYRNKQYKFYSPTRDYSKEESPAPKY; the protein is encoded by the exons atgcAAGGTCTCAGTATTCAAAGTCTTAAAAAGCACAAGGCC TTGATCCCCCTGTTTGTGTGTGTCGGTTTGGGTTGTGGTGCTTCAGTATTCTACACCCTGCGTCTAGCCTTACGCAACCCTGATGTGTCGTGGAACAAGAAGAGCAACCCTGAGCCTTGGGAAGAGTACAGAAACAAGCAGTACAAG TTCTACTCTCCCACAAGAGACTACAGCAAGGAGGAATCCCCAGCACCCAAATACTGA
- the LOC119838001 gene encoding MOB kinase activator-like 1, with translation MSFLFGSRSNKTFKPKKNIPEGTHQYDLMRHAAATLGSGNLRLAVMLPEGEDLNEWVAVNTVDFFNQINMLYGTITEFCTEESCAVMSAGPKYEYHWADGHTVKKPIKCSAPKYIDYLMTWAQDQLDDETLFPSKIGVPFPKNFLVMAKTILKRLFRVYAHIYHQHFPEVVQLGEEAHLNTSFKHFIFFVQEFNLIERRELAPLQELIEKLTAKEAR, from the exons ATGAGCTTTCTGTT TGGTAGCCGGTCAAACAAGACTTTTAAGCCAAAGAAGAACATCCCGGAGGGCACCCACCAATATGATCTCATGCGTCATGCGGCGGCGACCCTGGGTTCGGGCAACCTGCGGCTGGCCGTCATGCTGCCCGAGGGAGAGGACCTCAATGAGTGGGTCGCCGTCAACA cTGTGGACTTCTTCAACCAGATCAATATGTTGTACGGCACAATAACAGAGTTCTGCACTGAGGAGTCCTGTGCGGTGATGTCTGCGGGGCCCAAGTACGAGTACCACTGGGCCGACGGACACACAGTCAAGAAGCCCATCAAGTGTTCTGCACCCAAGTACATTGATTATCTTATGACATGGGCACAGGATCAACTAGATGATGAAACTTTGTTCCCCTCTAAAATAg GTGTGCCATTTCCCAAGAACTTCCTGGTGATGGCGAAGACGATCCTGAAGCGGCTGTTCCGCGTGTACGCGCACATCTACCACCAGCACTTCCCCGAGGTGGTGCAGCTCGGCGAGGAGGCGCACCTCAACACCTCCTTCAAGCATTTCATCTTCTTTGTGCAG GAGTTCAATCTGATCGAGCGGCGCGAGCTCGCGCCGCTGCAGGAGCTCATCGAGAAGCTCACCGCCAAGGAGGCGCGATGA